A DNA window from Camelina sativa cultivar DH55 chromosome 13, Cs, whole genome shotgun sequence contains the following coding sequences:
- the LOC104736995 gene encoding probable serine/threonine-protein kinase At1g09600, whose protein sequence is MGCICSKGTAEEDVNDQYEKPKENWNKTSSVQLTAPVTSNKDEFSLKSGDESSGRRKNEGLAHKPSGRASGLIVPVDDSDGKTVIVERPTRCHRRCSTADIGRGGGGGGGFNMFQPFSISTVVPQSPEAELIAAGWPSWLTSVAGEAIKGWVPRGAESFEKLDKIGQGTYSSVYRARDLETGKMVAMKKVRFVNMDPESVRFMAREIHILRKLDHPNVMKLECLVTSKLSGSLYLVFEYMEHDLSGLALRPGVKFTESQIKCYMKQLLSGLEHCHSRGILHRDIKGSNLLVNNDGVLKIGDLGLANFYHPEQDQPLTSRVVTLWYRAPELLLGATEYGPGIDLWSVGCILTELFLGKPIMPGRTEVEQMHKIFKLCGSPCNDYWQKTKLPLATSFKPQQPYKRVLLETFKNLQPSALALVDKLLSLEPEMRGTSSSTLSSKFFTTEPLPCDVSSLPKYPPSKELDEKVRDEEARRKKAETVKGRGPESVRRGSRDFKSTATTPEFVASGQAKDTITNRRYNPQEDSRTGLRGEMGRGDRDKGFSHTNSMIHPNIAATWSKNDSSRHNVVELKATRSSNVPIAGRYLSPSHKEDVSLEPTTTYVRKKNRMHCSGPLMPPGGNIEDILKDHERQIQEAVRKSRLEKSATKKNNNRTGAK, encoded by the exons ATGGGATGCATTTGCTCTAAAGGAACTGCAGAAGAAGATGTTAATGACCAATATGAGAAACCCAAAGAGAATTGGAACAAAACGTCCTCAGTTCAGTTGACCGCACCTGTAACTTCCAATAAAGATGAGTTTTCACTTAAATCGGGGGACGAAAGCTCTGGTAGACGCAAAAATGAAGGGTTGGCGCATAAACCATCCGGTAGAGCCAGCGGATTGATTGTTCCTGTAGACGACAGTGATGGTAAAACTGTAATTGTTGAGAGACCTACGAGGTGTCACAGGAGATGTTCAACTGCAGATAttgggagaggaggaggaggaggaggaggtttcAATATGTTTCAACCGTTTAGTATCTCCACAGTTGTTCCACAGAGCCCTGAGGCAGAGCTCATTGCAGCTGGATGGCCTTCTTGGTTAACCTCTGTTGCAGGTGAAGCCATCAAGGGTTGGGTTCCACGAGGTGCAGAGTCTTTTGAGAAGCTTGACAAA ATTGGACAAGGGACTTACAGCAGTGTGTACAGAGCCCGGGACCTTGAGACTGGTAAAATGGTAGCCATGAAGAAGGTCAGGTTCGTTAATATGGATCCGGAAAGCGTGAGATTCATGGCCAGAGAAATCCACATCTTGCGCAAACTTGACCATCCAAACGTTATGAAGCTTGAGTGTCTTGTGACCTCAAAACTTTCTGGTAGCTTGTACCTTGTGTTTGAGTACATGGAGCATGACCTCTCGGGACTCGCTCTTAGACCCGGTGTAAAATTCACTGAATCCCAA ATCAAATGTTACATGAAACAACTGCTTAGTGGGCTTGAACACTGCCACAGCCGTGGAATCCTCCACCGCGACATTAAAGGTTCAAATCTCTTGGTAAACAATGATGGAGTTCTCAAGATTGGAGATTTAGGTCTGGCGAACTTCTATCATCCAGAACAAGATCAACCCTTAACGAGCCGTGTAGTAACCTTGTGGTACAGGGCCCCTGAGCTTCTACTGGGAGCTACAGAATATGGACCCGGGATAGATCTGTGGAGTGTTGGTTGCATTCTTACAGAACTGTTTTTAGGGAAACCTATCATGCCGGGAAGAACAGAG GTGGAGCAAATGCATAAGATCTTCAAGTTGTGTGGTTCACCGTGCAATGATTACTGGCAAAAGACAAAGCTACCACTTGCCACAAGTTTCAAGCCACAACAACCTTATAAGCGTGTCCTTCTAGAGACTTTCAAGAATTTACAACCTTCAGCTTTAGCCCTTGTTGACAAGCTTCTATCCTTGGAACCAGAGATGCGAGGCACATCTTCTTCGACACTAAGTAGCAAG TTCTTCACAACGGAACCACTCCCTTGTGATGTATCAAGTTTGCCCAAGTATCCTCCAAGCAAGGAACTTGATGAAAAGGTCCGTGATGAAGAAGCAAGAAG GAAAAAGGCTGAAACTGTGAAGGGTCGTGGACCTGAATCTGTGAGACGGGGTTCTAGAGACTTCAAGAGTACCGCTACAACACCGGAGTTTGTTGCTTCAGGTCAGGCAAAAGATACAATCACCAACCGGAGGTACAATCCTCAGGAAGACAGTAGAACCGGCTTGAGGGGAGAGATGGGAAGAGGCGACAGAGACAAAGGCTTTTCTCATACCAATTCAATGATTCATCCAAACATAGCAGCAACATGGAGTAAAAATGATAGCTCTAGGCACAACGTTGTTGAGCTGAAGGCTACCCGATCTAGCAACGTCCCCATTGCTGGGAGATACTTGTCTCCTTCACATAAAGAGGATGTATCCTTAGAACCCACAACG ACATACGTACGCAAGAAGAACAGAATGCACTGTTCAGGTCCACTGATGCCTCCAGGTGGAAACATTGAGGACATTCTGAAAGACCATGAGAGGCAAATCCAAGAAGCTGTAAGGAAATCACGACTTGAGAAATcagcaacaaagaaaaataacaacagAACAGGTGCAAAGTAG
- the LOC104736997 gene encoding 11-beta-hydroxysteroid dehydrogenase-like 5 yields MVDLLNSVMNLVAPPATMVVMAFAWPLLSFISFSERVYNSYFATENMEDKVVVITGASSAIGEQIAYEYAKRGANLVLVARREQRLRVVSNKAKQIGANHVIIIAADVIKEDDCRRFITQAVNYYGRVDHLVNTASLGHTFYFEEVSDTTVFPHLMDINFWGNVYPTYVALPYLQQTNGRIVVNASVENWLPLPRMSLYSAAKAALVNFYETLRFELNEDVGITIATHGWIGSEMTRGKFMLEEGAEMQWKEEREVPANGGPLEEFAKMIVAGACRGDPYVKFPNWHDVFLLYRVFTPNVLRWTFKLLLSTEGSRRSSLVGVGAGLPVDESSSQMKLMLEGGPPRFPASPPHYAASPPRYPASPPRYPASPPRFAQFNIQEL; encoded by the exons atggtgGATCTATTGAACTCGGTGATGAACCTTGTGGCGCCTCCGGCGACGATGGTGGTGATGGCCTTCGCATGGCCATTACTGTCTTTCATTAGCTTCTCTGAACGGGTTTACAACTCTTATTTCGCCACTGAAAACATGGAAGATAAAGTCGTAGTCATCACCGGAGCTTCATCCGCTATTGGAGAG CAAATAGCTTACGAATATGCCAAAAGAGGAGCAAATTTGGTGTTGGTGGCTAGGAGAGAGCAGAGACTAAGAGTTGTGAGCAATAAGGCCAAGCAAATTGGAGCCAACCACGTCATTATCATCGCTGCTGATGTTATCAAAGAAGATGATTGCCGCCGTTTTATCACCCAAGCCGTCAACTATTACGGCCGCG TGGATCACCTAGTGAATACAGCAAGTCTTGGACACACTTTTTACTTTGAGGAAGTGAGTGACACGACTGTGTTTCCGCATTTGATG GACATAAACTTCTGGGGGAATGTTTATCCGACATATGTAGCTTTGCCATACCTTCAACAGACGAATGGCCGGATAGTCGTGAATGCATCGGTTGAGAACTGGTTGCCTCTACCACGGATGAGTCTTTATTCA GCAGCAAAAGCAGCACTAGTCAACTTCTACGAGACGCTAAGATTCGAGCTAAATGAAGACGTTGGAATAACTATTGCAACTCACGGATGGATCGGGAGTGAGATGACTAGAGGAAAGTTCATGCTAGAAGAAGGTGCTGAGATGCAAtggaaggaagaaagagaa GTACCTGCAAACGGTGGACCGCTAGAGGAATTTGCAAAGATGATTGTGGCAGGAGCTTGTAGGGGAGACCCATACGTAAAGTTCCCAAACTGGCACGACGTGTTTCTCCTCTATAGAGTCTTCACGCCAAATGTGCTGAGATGGACATTCAAGTTGTTACTATCTACTGAGGGTTCACGTAGAAGCTCCCTTGTTGGGGTAGGGGCGGGTTTGCCTGTAGATGAATCCTCTTCACAAATGAAACTTATGCTTGAAGGAGGCCCACCTCGGTTTCCCGCAAGCCCACCTCACTATGCCGCAAGCCCACCACGGTATCCTGCAAGCCCACCTCGGTATCCTGCGAGTCCTCCTCGGTTTGCGCAGTTTAACATCCAAGAGTTGTAA
- the LOC104736996 gene encoding uncharacterized protein LOC104736996, with protein sequence MSSVSCSTASSNGGCRFIFQAKTSIHSPSFIRIGTNSQSDRFCMHRFGLVNGTRKARGTSIRMALVDERQSTSKDVAEPPRILAYDLVQGALVKWRWKEDKSVPDTPTAVLLHGILGSGKNWGTFARRLAHEFPTWQFLLVDLRCHGDSASLKKRGPHSVATTASDVLKLVGQLRLTPRVLVGHSFGGKVVLSMVEQAAKPLPRPVRAWVLDATPGKVRAGGDGEDHPRELISFLRTLPKVVSSKREILNALLKEGFSNDVAQWVVTNLRPTGPSCSSFSWTFDLDGISQLYQSYEDTNLWNFVENLPRGVHVNFLKAERSLHRWALKDLQRIHAAEELATEEGAGVEMHVLEDAGHWVHTDNPDGLFRILSSSFQVLRT encoded by the exons ATGTCGTCGGTCTCTTGCTCCACGGCGAGCTCTAACGGCGGATGTAGATTCATATTTCAAGCCAAAACATCAATCCATTCTCCTAGTTTCATCAGAATCGGAACAAATTCTCAG AGTGACAGATTCTGTATGCATCGTTTCGGATTAGTAAATGGAACTCGGAAAGCGAGAGGAACATCTATACGTATGGCATTAGTTGATGAGAGACAATCAACTAGCAAAGATGTTGCTGAGCCTCCTCGGATCCTG GCGTATGATCTTGTTCAAGGAGCACTT GTGAAATGGAGATGGAAGGAGGACAAGTCTGTTCCAGATACACCCACCGCTGTTCTCCTACACGGAATACTAGGGAGCGGGAAAAACTGGG GCACTTTCGCCCGAAGATTGGCTCATGAGTTCCCAACTTGGCAG TTTCTCTTGGTAGATCTTCGTTGCCATGGGGATTCAGCATCTCTCAAGAAGAGAGGTCCACATTCTGTTGCTACAACTGCTTCTGATGTTCTAAAACTA GTTGGTCAGCTGAGGTTAACACCTCGGGTCCTTGTTGGTCATAGCTTTGGTGGGAAAG TTGTTTTAAGCATGGTGGAGCAAGCTGCTAAGCCTCTTCCACGACCAGTCCGA GCTTGGGTACTGGATGCTACTCCTGGAAAAGTTCGTGCaggaggagatggagaagatcaTCCACGAGAACTTATATCATTTCTACGTACGTTGCCAAAAGTG gtatCGTCAAAGCGTGAGATTTTAAATGCTCTTCTCAAAGAAGGGTTTTCCAATGATGTTGCACAg TGGGTTGTTACCAATCTTAGACCTACTGGACCATCGTGCTCCAGCTTCTCGTGGACATTTGACCTGGATGGGATCTCCCAACTTTATCAGTCCTACGAAGACACAAATCTATG GAACTTTGTTGAAAATCTTCCAAGAGGAGTACATGTGAATTTTCTGAAAGCTGAAAGAAGCTTGCACCGTTGGGCCCTCAAAGACCTTCAACGAATCCACGCTGCTGAAGAGCTTGCCACTGAAGAAGGAGCCGGAGTAGAAATGCATGTCCTGGAAGATGCTGGTCACTGG GTTCACACGGATAATCCAGATGGTCTCTTCAGGATCTTGTCATCTTCTTTCCAAGTTCTCAGAACCTAG
- the LOC104736998 gene encoding cytochrome c-2: MASFNEAPPGNPKAGEKIFRTKCAQCHTVEKGAGHKQGPNLNGLFGRQSGTTPGYSYSAANKSMAVNWEEKTLYDYLLNPKKYIPGTKMVFPGLKKPQDRADLIAYLKEGTA; this comes from the exons atGGCGTCGTTCAATGAAGCACCTCCCGGAAACCCCAAAGCCGGTGAAAAGATCTTCAGAACCAAGTGCGCTCAGTGTCATACCGTCGAGAAAGGCGCCGGTCACAAACAAG GTCCTAATTTGAATGGATTGTTCGGAAGGCAATCTGGAACAACACCAGGGTATTCATACTCTGCTGCTAACAAAAGCATGGCTGTGAATTGGGAGGAGAAGACTCTTTACGATTACTTGTTGAATCCCAAGAAG TACATTCCGGGAACAAAAATGGTGTTCCCTGGACTGAAAAAGCCGCAAGATCGTGCCGATCTCATTGCTTATTTGAAGGAAGGTACCGCATAA
- the LOC104736999 gene encoding chitotriosidase-1-like: MADSQSQAPESSSFVKASYWYPGDYKTPHPQSPPTDIESSLFTHLFCAFADLDPNTHKVVVPESHEQEFSNFTEDVQKKNPDVQTLLSIGGKHADKSAFVSMVHDHRSRKSFIDSSIRIARSYGFNGLDLAWEYPSSSREMISFGTLLEEWRLAVEVESRHTGDPTLLLTAAVYYCPVYTSGSYPVYFEAHYPVQLIEENLDWVNIIAFDFYGSSTTIGPPAGLYNHPSKPEGPCGDSGLKQWIKAGLPDKKAVFGFPYFGQSWTLSNDKDHGADVAAATTGVAVSADGSINYDQIITFIKYHKAEPGHDQTVVGDYCFDGTTLIMYDDIESIVTKVRYTKKNGLLGYFAWNVGADDDSYLSRAASHTWGSNALTET; encoded by the exons ATGGCTGATTCTCAATCTCAGGCTCCCGAATCCTCATCCTTCGTAAAAGCTTCCTACTGGTATCCCGGTGATTATAAAACCCCACACCCACAATCCCCACCCACGGATATTGAGTCAAGTCTCTTCACTCACCTTTTTTGCGCCTTCGCGGACCTCGACCCTAACACCCACAAAGTCGTTGTCCCCGAAAGTCACGAACAAGAGTTCTCAAACTTCACTGAAGATGTCCAGAAGAAAAACCCTGACGTGCAGACCCTCTTGTCGATCGGCGGAAAACACGCGGACAAAAGCGCGTTTGTGTCCATGGTACATGACCACCGTTCTCGAAAATCGTTCATTGATTCTTCTATCAGGATCGCTCGATCGTACGGGTTCAACGGCCTAGATTTAGCTTGGGAGTACCCAAGCAGTTCTCGGGAGATGATCAGCTTCGGGACACTACTTGAAGAATGGCGATTAGCGGTTGAGGTCGAGAGCAGACACACGGGAGACCCGACTTTGCTGTTGACGGCTGCAGTTTACTACTGCCCAGTTTACACGTCGGGTTCCTACCCGGTTTACTTCGAGGCTCACTACCCGGTTCAATTGATTGAAGAAAACTTGGATTGGGTTAATATTATTGCCTTTGATTTTTACGGTTCTTCCACTACCATTGGTCCACCCGCCGGTCTGTATAATCATCCTTCCAAGCCAGAAG GTCCATGCGGCGACTCCGGTTTGAAACAGTGGATTAAGGCTGGACTTCCGGACAAGAAAGCAGTCTTTGGATTTCCATACTTCGGACAGTCCTGGACTCTCTCAAACGACAAGGATCACGGTGCTGATGTTGCGGCGGCCACCACCGGAGTAGCGGTCTCAGCTGACGGTTCGATCAACTATGATCAGATAATTACTTTCATAAAGTATCACAAAGCAGAACCGGGTCATGACCAGACAGTGGTCGGAGATTACTGTTTTGATGGAACCACTTTGATTATGTACGACGATATTGAGAGCATCGTGACGAAAGTGAGATACACTAAGAAAAACGGTCTGCTTGGTTACTTCGCTTGGAACGTTGGGGCTGACGATGATTCTTATCTATCTCGTGCAG CATCGCACACTTGGGGTTCTAACGCACTCACCGAAACATAA
- the LOC104737000 gene encoding probable protein phosphatase methylesterase 1 → MDSSSNLNPLREDTSEEDHVVEPIDEAPASVFAARPLRPPSTSSSEKYSPVEWTSYFDKEDDVSITGSDDVFHVYMAGTEGPVVLCLHGGGYSGLSFSIVASKIKEKARVVAMDLRGHGKSVSENELELSLETMSNDVLAVIKELYGDSPPAIVLVGHSMGGSVAVQVAANKTLSSLAGLVVVDVVEGTAIASLIHMQKILSNRMQHFPSIQKAIEYSVRGGSLRNIDSARVSIPTTLKYDDSKQCYVYRTRLEETEQYWKGWYDGLSEKFLSSPVPKLLLLAGTDRLDRTLTIGQMQGKFQMIVVKHTGHAIQEDVPEEFANLVLNFISRNRIGPNGVEIPGMWKPSQQPKT, encoded by the exons ATGGATTCTTCTTCAAATTTAAATCCGCTTCGTGAAGATACCTCAGAGGAGGATCATGTAGTAGAACCAATAGATGAAGCTCCGGCGTCTGTCTTCGCCGCTCGTCCTCTTCGTCCTCCTTCCAC GAGTTCGTCGGAGAAGTATTCGCCTGTAGAATGGACAAGCTATTTCGATAAAGAAGATGATGTATCAATCACTGGATCTGATGAT GTGTTTCACGTTTATATGGCTGGAACTGAAGGACCTGTTGTACTTTGTCTCCATGGTGGTGGCTACTCTgg GCTTTCGTTTTCTATAGTGGCAAGTAAAATCAAGGAGAAAGCAAGAGTGGTTGCCATGGACTTGAGAGGACATGGTAAATCGGTTTCAGAGAATGAATTGGAGTTATCGCTCGAG ACAATGAGCAATGATGTTTTGGCTGTGATTAAGGAATTGTATGGAGACTCTCCTCCAGCTATTGTCCTAGTTGGTCacag CATGGGAGGTTCGGTCGCTGTGCAAGTTGCCGCAAACAAAACATTGAGTAGTTTGGCTGGGCTTGTCGTTGTGGATGTTGTTGAG GGTACTGCTATTGCCTCGTTGATTCACATGCAGAAAATTCTCTCAAACAGAATGCAGCATTTTCCTAGCATCCAAAAAGCA ATTGAATACAGCGTTAGAGGAGGGTCGTTAAGAAACATTGATTCTGCTCGTGTCTCCATCCCCACAACTCTCAAATATGATGATTCAAAGCAGTG CTATGTATACCGGACGCGTCTAGAGGAAACAGAGCAATATTGGAAAGGCTG GTACGATGGTCTCTCAGAGAAGTTCTTGTCATCTCCTGTTCCAAAACTCTTGTTATTAGCTGGAACTGATAGGTTGGACAG GACCCTCACAATTGGTCAAATGCAAGGAAAGTTCCAGATGATCGTGGTCAAACACACTGGACATGCTATACAG GAAGATGTACCGGAGGAGTTTGCAAACCTAGTTCTGAATTTTATATCACGTAACAGAATTGGGCCTAATGGTGTTGAG ATACCAGGAATGTGGAAACCTTCACAACAGCCTAAGACTTGA